A portion of the Deltaproteobacteria bacterium genome contains these proteins:
- a CDS encoding SUMF1/EgtB/PvdO family nonheme iron enzyme, with translation MAFTLETWKTKISERLQTWGTNLKPETSSVYAALCTTVLWPVVQAANTGEMWPALATLGASVGGNLLANVIQGWKDETEATQQLAEIVGEDSPLRAELDALLEKFDVFTQASRGLRETDRQWFADTLREELTQLGNLPRFEAHLQGSGAIAQGKKSAAAGKRAVANTGKIDNSVIVTGDRVTVYNGPPTRDPAEALALYRRVLADSCRHLSLRGLDIGASDPTGTPQQFDLAQIYVELLTTTQVPKEKGRAWEREQRGLLGERELRTLSVLEAVIAHRNMVVLGDPGSGKSTFLSHLALCLAAQGGGGQNDRSTRLEGWPMIELDTLPILVTLREFARWLPSCYRKAEPQHLWEFLTERLEAQNLGFAVEPLHERLDSGQVILLFDGLDEIPTQQQRSFVRDEVLTFARRYSRCRLVVTCRTLSYQDSAVRLADAQEFTLAPFTEEQIDHFIVAWYGELVRMRSIKPEARAGMTQRLQEAVRRPDLQRLSSNPLLLSAMALVHAHKGQLPDARALLYEETIDILLWRWDQLKTEGKDEPPRLRTLLTDVGRAEADLKRALWQLAFVAHEKGGTGDGETVADIGEAQLEKALSQLHPHQSKDWAGQVIEVMKLRAGLLLERAPEVYTFPHRTFQEYLAGAYLASQPDFAQRAARLAAASALWREVILLAVGRLVYRDADTDKPLALVAELCPAKRDGTDVAWRQTWLAGDALVEMGLNRANDRALGRELLDRVSHGLVDLLQGSHLSPVERARAGDTLAQLGDPRFRADAWYLPDEPLLGFVEIPAGSFLMGEGKEQHAVSLSQYYIARYPVTLAQFRAFMEDKQEQPSSRRSLDGFANHPAIAVTWHEALAYCQWLTKELYTGRKVPAAVAQQAREEGWVVTLPSEAEWEKAARGTTGLIYPWGNEWKEDRANTDEAGIRCPSAVGCFPQGASPYECVDMVGNVLEWTRSLWGKDLMKPEFIYPYDPTDKKREDLTESDNVYRVLRGGSFLYLRDVRCASRDREAPSLNYGYVGFRVVVRPKGRP, from the coding sequence ATGGCATTCACTCTTGAGACCTGGAAGACAAAAATTTCCGAACGCCTCCAGACTTGGGGGACGAATCTGAAGCCAGAAACCTCCTCGGTGTACGCCGCACTTTGTACCACGGTGTTGTGGCCGGTGGTGCAAGCCGCCAATACTGGAGAAATGTGGCCGGCTCTCGCGACGCTGGGAGCTAGCGTGGGCGGCAATTTATTGGCCAATGTCATTCAAGGCTGGAAAGATGAAACGGAGGCAACACAACAACTGGCGGAGATTGTAGGGGAAGATTCACCCCTTCGCGCTGAACTCGACGCCTTACTGGAAAAATTCGATGTTTTCACCCAGGCCAGTCGGGGGTTACGAGAAACGGACCGCCAATGGTTTGCTGATACCTTGCGCGAGGAACTCACACAGCTTGGCAATCTCCCTCGTTTTGAAGCTCATCTGCAAGGCTCGGGCGCGATTGCTCAGGGGAAGAAATCTGCCGCCGCAGGGAAACGCGCCGTCGCGAATACCGGAAAGATCGACAACAGCGTGATCGTGACCGGAGATCGGGTCACGGTCTACAACGGTCCGCCCACGCGCGACCCTGCCGAAGCGTTAGCGCTCTACCGTCGGGTCCTGGCCGATAGTTGTCGTCACCTCTCACTGCGCGGGCTCGACATCGGTGCCAGCGATCCTACTGGCACGCCGCAGCAATTTGACCTCGCCCAGATCTATGTGGAGTTGCTGACCACTACGCAGGTGCCAAAAGAGAAGGGGCGAGCATGGGAGCGCGAACAGCGCGGTCTACTTGGGGAACGTGAGCTCCGTACCCTGAGTGTGTTAGAAGCTGTCATTGCTCATCGCAACATGGTAGTGCTCGGGGATCCTGGTTCCGGGAAATCGACCTTCTTATCCCACTTGGCGCTGTGCCTCGCTGCTCAGGGCGGTGGAGGGCAAAACGACCGCTCGACGCGATTGGAAGGCTGGCCGATGATAGAGCTGGACACGCTTCCAATTCTGGTCACTTTGCGAGAATTTGCCCGCTGGCTGCCAAGCTGCTACCGCAAGGCTGAGCCTCAGCATCTCTGGGAGTTTCTCACTGAACGGCTCGAAGCCCAGAATCTCGGTTTTGCGGTTGAGCCCCTGCACGAGCGGCTCGACAGCGGTCAAGTCATCCTGTTGTTCGACGGGCTGGACGAAATTCCCACGCAGCAGCAACGCTCTTTCGTTCGTGACGAGGTGCTGACGTTTGCCCGGCGTTACTCGCGCTGCCGTCTCGTAGTTACCTGTCGCACGCTTTCCTATCAGGACTCTGCGGTGCGTTTGGCCGATGCCCAGGAGTTTACCCTTGCTCCGTTTACCGAGGAGCAGATCGACCATTTCATTGTGGCCTGGTATGGCGAATTGGTGAGGATGCGGAGCATCAAGCCGGAAGCTAGAGCTGGCATGACCCAACGCTTACAAGAAGCCGTGCGCCGTCCCGACCTGCAACGCCTCTCTTCGAATCCGCTACTGCTCAGTGCGATGGCGCTGGTGCACGCCCATAAGGGGCAATTGCCCGATGCGCGCGCGCTCCTCTACGAGGAAACCATCGATATCCTGCTCTGGCGGTGGGACCAACTCAAGACCGAGGGCAAGGACGAGCCGCCTCGCCTGCGCACCCTCTTGACCGACGTGGGCCGCGCCGAGGCCGACTTGAAACGCGCCTTGTGGCAGCTCGCGTTCGTCGCTCATGAGAAGGGCGGGACCGGGGATGGCGAGACGGTCGCCGACATCGGCGAGGCGCAGCTGGAAAAAGCGCTGAGTCAGTTGCACCCGCACCAGAGCAAGGACTGGGCAGGACAGGTCATCGAAGTGATGAAGCTGCGGGCCGGGCTGCTGCTGGAACGCGCGCCGGAAGTTTACACTTTTCCTCATCGTACTTTTCAGGAGTACCTCGCCGGCGCGTATTTGGCGTCGCAGCCGGACTTTGCCCAGCGGGCCGCGCGCTTGGCGGCCGCCAGCGCCCTGTGGCGAGAAGTCATCCTGCTGGCGGTGGGGCGTCTTGTGTATCGTGACGCCGATACGGACAAACCGCTCGCCTTGGTCGCGGAACTGTGTCCGGCGAAGCGAGACGGTACTGACGTAGCTTGGCGACAGACCTGGCTGGCTGGGGATGCATTGGTGGAGATGGGCCTCAATCGCGCCAACGATCGTGCCCTCGGGCGTGAGCTGCTCGACCGTGTCAGCCACGGTCTGGTTGACCTGCTACAGGGTAGTCATCTGAGCCCGGTTGAGCGTGCCCGCGCGGGCGACACTTTGGCGCAGCTGGGCGACCCGCGCTTCCGTGCCGATGCCTGGTATTTGCCCGACGAGCCGTTGCTGGGGTTTGTGGAAATTCCGGCGGGATCGTTCTTGATGGGAGAAGGGAAAGAACAACACGCCGTATCCTTATCCCAGTATTACATCGCGCGATATCCGGTGACGTTGGCGCAGTTTCGCGCCTTTATGGAGGACAAGCAGGAGCAACCAAGCTCTCGGCGCAGCCTCGACGGATTTGCCAATCATCCGGCTATAGCTGTGACTTGGCATGAGGCGCTGGCGTACTGCCAATGGCTGACGAAGGAGTTGTATACGGGCAGGAAGGTCCCAGCGGCCGTGGCGCAACAGGCACGAGAGGAAGGGTGGGTGGTGACCCTGCCCAGCGAGGCGGAATGGGAGAAAGCGGCGCGAGGCACCACAGGACTGATCTATCCGTGGGGCAATGAGTGGAAAGAGGATCGCGCTAATACGGATGAGGCGGGTATTAGGTGCCCGAGTGCGGTGGGGTGTTTTCCGCAGGGGGCGAGTCCGTACGAATGTGTGGACATGGTAGGCAATGTGTTGGAGTGGACACGGAGTTTGTGGGGGAAAGATCTGATGAAGCCAGAATTCATTTATCCGTACGACCCGACCGACAAGAAGCGAGAAGACCTCACCGAGTCCGATAATGTTTACCGTGTGTTGCGTGGCGGTTCGTTCCTCTACCTGAGGGACGTGCGCTGCGCCTCCCGCGATAGAGAGGCCCCGAGCCTCAACTACGGCTACGTTGGCTTTCGAGTTGTGGTGCGCCCAAAAGGCCGGCCTTGA
- the tnpA gene encoding IS200/IS605 family transposase — protein sequence MPYWQLFYHIVWSTKKREPLLTPSLEPFVYDFVRSKASGLGATVFAVNGTIDHIHLVVTIPPHLAVSTFIGQVKGVSSANVNKLTAVPFLFAWQEEYGVFSFDKKRLPNHVGYVERQKEHHQQGTIIPLFECVDRGAQPPSGGVAL from the coding sequence GTGCCATACTGGCAACTCTTTTACCACATCGTCTGGTCAACGAAGAAGCGGGAGCCCTTGCTCACCCCAAGCCTCGAACCTTTCGTTTATGACTTCGTACGCAGCAAAGCCAGCGGCCTTGGCGCTACGGTCTTTGCAGTGAATGGCACTATCGACCACATCCATCTCGTGGTGACGATTCCTCCGCATCTCGCCGTATCCACCTTTATCGGTCAGGTCAAAGGCGTTTCCTCTGCCAACGTGAACAAGCTGACAGCCGTGCCTTTCCTTTTTGCGTGGCAGGAGGAGTATGGCGTCTTTTCGTTCGACAAGAAAAGACTACCCAATCATGTTGGGTATGTAGAACGCCAGAAAGAGCATCACCAGCAAGGCACGATCATTCCGCTCTTCGAATGCGTTGACCGTGGTGCTCAGCCCCCTTCAGGGGGCGTTGCTTTGTAG
- a CDS encoding 2-aminoethylphosphonate aminotransferase produces the protein MRQYILLNPGPVNVSPRVQQALLRGDLCHREEEFSDLLVAIRTKLLRAFAPDGYTSVLLSGSGTLAVEAMVSSALPEGRKLLVIDNGVYGERMLRMAEAHRIPTVELQCGWTERPDLGKIEATLQADPTIAAVALVHHETTTGLLNPVREVGTITRRLGRLLLLDAVSALAGEDLDLARDGVDLCACTANKCVQGLPGVAFVLARTEVMTAMQDYPRRSLYLHLPGYWEAQERQSIPFTPSVQAWYALDEALDELLEETVATRVQRYRAAALLLRAGFARLGLRFMLPADQQSNSITSMFLPEGVTYRRLHDDLKARGYVIYAGQGKLQTSIFRVANMGSLTLEDFRQFLQALEIVLGAG, from the coding sequence ATGCGTCAATACATCCTTCTCAATCCCGGCCCGGTCAACGTTTCTCCTCGTGTCCAGCAGGCGTTACTACGCGGAGACCTCTGTCATCGCGAGGAAGAGTTTTCCGATTTGCTGGTGGCGATACGCACGAAACTGCTGCGCGCCTTCGCGCCCGACGGCTATACTTCCGTGCTACTCAGTGGGTCCGGCACCTTGGCCGTGGAAGCTATGGTGTCCTCCGCGCTGCCCGAAGGTCGGAAGCTGTTGGTCATCGATAACGGTGTCTATGGCGAACGCATGTTACGCATGGCCGAGGCGCATCGCATTCCGACGGTCGAATTGCAGTGCGGCTGGACCGAACGTCCGGACCTGGGGAAAATCGAAGCGACTTTGCAGGCAGACCCGACCATTGCCGCCGTGGCCCTCGTCCATCACGAAACCACGACCGGCTTACTCAATCCGGTGCGAGAAGTCGGCACCATCACCCGCCGTCTCGGACGGTTGTTGCTGCTCGATGCCGTCAGCGCTCTTGCCGGTGAAGACCTTGACCTGGCGCGTGACGGCGTTGACCTGTGTGCCTGCACCGCCAACAAGTGCGTCCAAGGGCTTCCCGGTGTCGCGTTCGTGCTCGCGCGTACTGAAGTCATGACGGCGATGCAGGACTATCCCCGCCGATCCTTGTATCTGCATTTGCCCGGGTATTGGGAAGCACAAGAGCGCCAGAGCATTCCCTTCACGCCCTCCGTGCAGGCGTGGTACGCCTTGGATGAAGCCTTAGACGAATTGCTAGAAGAGACCGTGGCTACCCGGGTGCAGCGCTATCGCGCCGCCGCCTTGTTGCTACGCGCAGGATTTGCCCGGCTGGGATTGCGCTTCATGCTTCCTGCCGACCAGCAGTCCAACTCCATTACGTCGATGTTCCTACCCGAAGGGGTCACCTACCGGCGGCTGCACGACGATCTCAAAGCGCGCGGCTACGTGATCTACGCAGGCCAAGGCAAACTCCAGACCAGCATCTTCCGCGTCGCTAATATGGGAAGCCTGACGCTGGAAGATTTCCGCCAGTTTCTGCAAGCGCTCGAAATCGTGCTCGGCGCGGGGTAG
- a CDS encoding sulfopyruvate decarboxylase subunit beta, protein MKLATALGAIIPLLHDELVVHANGFISRESFNIEDRLGNFYMIGSMGLASSIALGVALNKPERRVVVFDGDGNVLMNLGSLAHIGAMQPRNLVHVVFDNEAYGSTGNQRTISGQVALEEIARAAGYAKVQRVDAEAALRSAAPEFLSQPGPALLLVKIEPDTEERHIGRITHEPTQIAARFVEAIGK, encoded by the coding sequence ATGAAACTTGCGACTGCCTTGGGAGCGATTATCCCCCTTCTGCATGACGAACTCGTGGTCCATGCCAACGGTTTCATCTCTCGCGAGTCGTTCAACATTGAGGATCGTCTCGGCAACTTCTACATGATCGGGTCGATGGGGTTGGCATCGTCGATCGCGCTCGGCGTGGCGCTGAACAAGCCGGAACGTCGGGTCGTTGTCTTCGACGGTGACGGCAACGTCTTGATGAACTTGGGCTCGCTCGCCCACATCGGCGCCATGCAGCCGAGGAACCTCGTGCATGTGGTGTTCGATAACGAAGCCTATGGCTCGACCGGCAACCAGCGCACGATCTCCGGGCAGGTGGCCTTGGAAGAGATTGCCCGTGCCGCCGGCTATGCCAAAGTCCAGCGGGTCGATGCCGAAGCCGCGCTGCGCTCCGCCGCGCCCGAGTTTCTGTCCCAGCCCGGACCCGCGCTCCTCCTGGTGAAAATCGAGCCCGACACCGAAGAACGTCATATCGGTCGCATCACCCACGAGCCGACACAGATCGCCGCGCGGTTTGTGGAAGCGATAGGAAAATAG
- a CDS encoding sulfopyruvate decarboxylase subunit alpha gives MINGADFLKLLLDDGFDFFTGVPCSLVKSLIATLEERGGYIPETREDAAVGLAAGAYMAGKLPVVIMQNSGLGVSLNALASLSLMYHFPCLLLITWRGYQGKDAPEHLIMGEISPTLLETLHIPHRVLSADAVDEAIAWAAGAMKQTNKPVALLLPPGVMQ, from the coding sequence ATGATAAATGGCGCTGACTTTCTCAAATTGCTTCTTGATGACGGCTTTGACTTCTTCACTGGCGTGCCGTGCTCATTGGTCAAAAGCCTGATTGCCACCCTGGAAGAACGCGGCGGCTACATTCCCGAAACCCGCGAAGATGCGGCGGTGGGACTCGCCGCCGGCGCATACATGGCGGGCAAGCTCCCCGTCGTCATTATGCAGAACTCAGGCTTGGGCGTGAGCCTCAACGCGCTCGCGTCGCTCAGTTTGATGTATCACTTTCCCTGCCTCCTGCTGATTACCTGGCGAGGGTATCAAGGAAAAGACGCGCCCGAGCATCTCATCATGGGCGAGATTTCGCCCACTTTGTTGGAGACGCTCCATATCCCCCATCGGGTACTCAGTGCCGATGCCGTGGACGAGGCGATTGCCTGGGCCGCTGGAGCCATGAAGCAGACGAATAAGCCGGTAGCGCTCTTACTGCCACCGGGGGTGATGCAATGA
- a CDS encoding MMPL family transporter produces MVETRQRRLLYWLARQAIFHPWSVLMGCVALAALSSFYAVRHMEFVSGRNDLISAEKRYVQLDDEYADEFMGVDQVVVVVEPKDVQQGKDFVTRLGEVLLRDTAHVSEVFYHIDTASLAGKKLLYLSPDDLRSLRDNLEEYSDLIQELTTSPGLNTLFRAINQQVSAGMVSHIVSGFLGLEASPEEKQAEAQPVRVTFLSSLLGELDQALGTTDYGYHSPWAKFFGDAEELADDGFLVSANRRFVFLMVEPQENREEEAIVAIRKAVQTLKGEFLGLKVGVTGTEALNTDETASTQADAGVATVVSLLGVTLLYLLFFRKIRHPLFIISALTIGLAWTMGFVTLAVGHLTIITVFVGPMLLGLADDFGVHFIARYEEERSLGSAPAEAIHMVFAHSVPGIGAGAFTTALAFAAVMLADFRGVQELGLIAAAGMLLSFLAIVTFLPALIVLVERHLPWTVQPSERTFLAGAFAGWGTRMERIRWPLSIVAGLCTLGGLVALPGMSFDYNLLNLQARGTESVEWEKRIIENSERSSRDALTSAPTPEEAMRKAAAFEALSSVESVESVASLIPGGQPERIELVRALQPLLGSLPPMLVTPEAIEVRDLARTLDKLKLKLREDNTEWDPSRKPSEQDLGEVRRHLLAVGDQLQSTSETEVKARLGRFQEALFRDFQEKWSLLRNNLDPTGPITLADIPAQLKSRFVSRDGAKFLLQIFPKKNVWEKEAQEEFVEQIRQVDPDVTGNPVIGYESIRAMRDGYVEGGLYAFLAIVLVTFVTLRKLGDTVLAILPLGLGIVWTAGLMWVFGLQFNLANMVAVPLIIGIGVENGIHIVHRYRESGLGGPALVAGSTGQAVALFSLTTMIGFGSLMVARYYGIFSMGLLLTLAVGSVLVASLAILPLLLLRSVPHESVTSQPQVSPMSEAPRQRSERRSAAGRG; encoded by the coding sequence ATGGTAGAGACGCGGCAGCGTCGATTATTGTATTGGCTTGCGCGTCAGGCGATCTTCCATCCCTGGTCGGTGCTCATGGGCTGCGTCGCCTTGGCGGCGCTTTCGTCTTTCTACGCCGTGCGCCACATGGAATTCGTGTCCGGGCGCAACGACTTAATCTCGGCGGAGAAGCGCTACGTTCAGCTCGACGATGAGTACGCAGACGAGTTCATGGGCGTCGACCAAGTCGTGGTGGTGGTCGAACCTAAGGATGTCCAGCAAGGCAAAGATTTCGTGACGCGCCTCGGCGAGGTGCTGCTTCGCGATACCGCCCATGTCTCCGAAGTGTTCTACCACATCGATACTGCGTCCCTCGCCGGGAAGAAGCTGCTCTACTTGTCTCCCGACGATCTGCGCTCTTTGCGAGACAATCTCGAAGAATACAGCGACCTCATTCAGGAGCTGACCACCTCTCCGGGTCTCAATACCCTCTTTCGCGCCATCAACCAGCAAGTCAGTGCCGGGATGGTGTCGCACATCGTCTCTGGGTTTCTAGGGCTGGAGGCTTCGCCGGAAGAAAAGCAGGCCGAAGCCCAGCCTGTCCGCGTGACGTTTCTCTCCTCTCTGCTTGGAGAACTCGACCAAGCCTTAGGGACGACTGACTACGGGTACCATTCGCCATGGGCAAAGTTCTTCGGCGATGCCGAGGAATTGGCGGACGATGGGTTTTTAGTGTCTGCCAATCGCCGCTTTGTCTTCCTCATGGTCGAACCGCAAGAAAATCGTGAAGAGGAGGCAATTGTCGCCATTCGGAAAGCGGTGCAAACCCTGAAAGGCGAATTCCTGGGCCTCAAGGTAGGCGTGACCGGAACGGAAGCGCTGAATACCGACGAGACCGCGAGCACACAGGCCGATGCCGGGGTCGCGACTGTCGTGTCGCTCCTTGGCGTGACGCTGTTGTATCTTTTGTTCTTCAGAAAGATCCGCCATCCCCTATTTATCATTTCAGCGTTGACGATCGGTTTGGCATGGACGATGGGGTTTGTTACGCTTGCGGTCGGACATCTCACCATCATCACGGTGTTCGTTGGACCCATGCTGTTGGGGTTAGCCGATGACTTTGGCGTACACTTCATCGCGCGTTACGAAGAAGAACGGAGCCTTGGCTCCGCGCCTGCCGAAGCGATCCACATGGTCTTCGCCCATTCCGTCCCTGGCATCGGCGCTGGGGCGTTCACCACCGCGTTGGCGTTTGCGGCGGTGATGCTGGCCGACTTTCGCGGGGTACAAGAGCTGGGATTGATCGCTGCCGCCGGCATGTTGCTGTCTTTTCTGGCCATCGTGACCTTTCTCCCGGCTCTGATCGTCCTTGTCGAACGGCATCTCCCCTGGACGGTTCAGCCTAGCGAGCGAACGTTCCTCGCCGGTGCCTTTGCCGGGTGGGGGACACGCATGGAGCGGATCCGGTGGCCGTTGTCGATTGTAGCCGGACTCTGCACCCTCGGCGGACTCGTGGCGCTTCCCGGCATGTCTTTCGACTACAATCTGCTCAATCTGCAAGCGCGCGGCACCGAGTCGGTGGAGTGGGAGAAGCGCATTATCGAGAACTCGGAACGCTCGTCGCGGGATGCCCTCACCTCCGCGCCCACGCCCGAAGAGGCGATGCGCAAAGCCGCTGCCTTCGAGGCGCTCTCGTCGGTCGAATCGGTGGAGAGTGTGGCGTCGTTGATTCCGGGCGGTCAACCGGAACGGATCGAGTTAGTGCGTGCGCTTCAGCCTTTGCTCGGGAGTCTGCCACCCATGCTGGTCACGCCCGAAGCCATCGAGGTGCGCGATTTGGCTCGCACGCTCGATAAGCTCAAACTCAAGCTTCGTGAAGACAACACCGAATGGGACCCTTCGCGGAAGCCCTCGGAACAAGACCTGGGAGAAGTACGGCGACACCTGCTTGCTGTCGGCGATCAGCTCCAAAGTACGTCCGAGACTGAGGTGAAAGCGCGGCTGGGGCGCTTCCAGGAGGCGCTGTTCCGCGATTTTCAGGAGAAGTGGTCCCTCTTGCGTAACAACCTCGATCCCACCGGACCCATCACCCTGGCCGATATCCCGGCGCAATTGAAAAGCCGGTTCGTGAGTCGGGACGGGGCGAAGTTCCTACTGCAAATTTTCCCGAAGAAGAATGTGTGGGAGAAAGAGGCGCAAGAGGAGTTTGTCGAGCAGATCCGCCAAGTCGATCCCGATGTCACCGGCAACCCGGTGATCGGCTACGAGTCCATCCGCGCGATGAGGGATGGTTACGTCGAAGGCGGGTTGTATGCCTTTCTGGCGATCGTGCTCGTGACCTTTGTGACCTTGCGAAAGCTGGGGGATACCGTTCTCGCCATTCTGCCGCTGGGACTTGGGATCGTGTGGACGGCGGGCTTGATGTGGGTTTTCGGGCTGCAATTCAACTTGGCCAACATGGTGGCGGTGCCTCTCATCATCGGCATCGGGGTGGAGAACGGTATCCACATCGTCCATCGCTATCGAGAATCCGGCCTCGGCGGACCGGCTCTAGTCGCTGGCAGCACTGGCCAGGCAGTGGCGTTGTTTTCGCTGACGACCATGATCGGCTTCGGCAGCCTGATGGTAGCGCGGTACTATGGCATCTTCAGCATGGGCTTGCTGTTGACGCTAGCGGTGGGCAGCGTGCTAGTGGCTTCTTTGGCGATCTTACCGCTGCTCCTCTTGCGCTCGGTGCCGCACGAGTCGGTGACTTCCCAGCCCCAAGTCTCCCCGATGTCCGAGGCTCCAAGGCAACGTAGCGAACGCCGGAGCGCGGCGGGACGCGGATGA
- a CDS encoding ABC transporter substrate-binding protein → MNLRKLLCVVSLIACCLPRLAWAASPSDTVKQLLDAMRSYKTATGGINAGAQKVVEGTLPIQDLSKQVLGAYWAKLNAAEQKNFVQLLQDLLKKVAYPKSAEFFGDLQIEVVNERVRGTEAVVETMVSHPKEGQVTIEYKLQQAGERWTVSDILLDGVSLVTNVRTQMQQVITKESYQGLLKRMREKLTES, encoded by the coding sequence GTGAACCTGAGAAAGTTGCTCTGTGTTGTGAGCTTGATCGCCTGCTGTCTGCCGCGCCTAGCGTGGGCGGCATCGCCCTCGGATACGGTGAAACAGCTCTTGGATGCCATGCGCTCCTATAAGACCGCCACTGGCGGCATCAATGCCGGCGCCCAGAAGGTCGTCGAAGGGACGTTGCCCATTCAAGATCTTTCCAAGCAAGTCCTTGGCGCGTACTGGGCCAAACTCAATGCGGCGGAACAAAAGAACTTCGTGCAACTCTTGCAAGATCTCCTGAAAAAAGTGGCCTACCCCAAGTCGGCGGAATTCTTCGGCGATTTGCAGATCGAAGTCGTGAACGAGCGCGTCAGAGGCACCGAAGCCGTGGTGGAGACGATGGTGAGCCATCCCAAAGAAGGTCAAGTGACCATCGAGTACAAACTTCAACAGGCTGGAGAACGCTGGACGGTCAGCGATATCTTACTCGATGGCGTGAGTCTCGTTACCAACGTGCGCACGCAAATGCAGCAAGTCATTACCAAAGAGTCCTATCAAGGCTTGTTAAAGCGGATGCGCGAGAAATTAACCGAAAGTTAA
- a CDS encoding TolC family protein, with the protein MSAQRHRLVGWLGLVVFTTAFGVLPCVQAASDDEDTGTPLKMTLPDCIKRTLDDHPAVQEVKWDVAIRQSDLQQAQAGYQPTAEFVNLFGAVNDAKGSLGGPRPIKTGGIDEIGPFTRLEGQIVYPLFTWGKLPNGVRAATKGVEQEIANVDQKKAEAVREVKEFYYTLLYTKQVEALLSDVREGFEKAVKTAEERLQDDKVTQMDVLNLKIGYAGVAKEGEKLRNGIELTRAALLRAMGMPQSTAFEPADSILTPQQATIQPLEHYVQRLFANRPEWRRLRLGIQAKEAELAMATSDYFPTFFLAVPVRYGYAPGRSRQTNPFAFDNFNFASAGPVLGLRWSLSFGETAAKVSRSQAELLKLRSQEKNAEASFPIEVKEAYLGVKEARERMSITADGRKAGRALVTLAAANFEIGIGEPQDVFLGLGNYTRATNDYYEAVKDYNLALAKLSFVVGEEVSELKY; encoded by the coding sequence ATGAGTGCACAACGGCATCGGTTGGTGGGGTGGTTGGGACTGGTCGTGTTCACTACCGCGTTTGGAGTTCTCCCCTGCGTGCAGGCCGCATCGGATGACGAAGACACCGGCACTCCCCTGAAGATGACGCTTCCCGATTGTATTAAGCGGACCTTGGACGACCACCCTGCCGTGCAGGAAGTGAAGTGGGATGTCGCCATTCGCCAAAGCGATTTGCAACAAGCGCAAGCTGGGTATCAACCTACGGCTGAATTCGTGAATCTCTTCGGGGCCGTGAACGATGCCAAAGGGAGCTTAGGCGGACCCCGCCCGATCAAGACCGGCGGTATCGACGAGATAGGGCCGTTCACCCGTTTGGAGGGGCAGATCGTGTATCCGCTCTTTACCTGGGGGAAACTCCCCAATGGCGTGAGAGCCGCGACCAAAGGCGTGGAGCAAGAAATCGCTAACGTCGATCAGAAAAAGGCCGAGGCCGTGCGCGAGGTCAAAGAGTTCTACTACACTCTGCTCTACACCAAACAGGTAGAAGCCTTGCTGAGCGATGTGCGCGAGGGGTTCGAGAAGGCGGTGAAGACGGCGGAGGAGCGGCTACAGGATGACAAGGTTACCCAGATGGACGTGCTGAATCTCAAGATCGGGTATGCCGGAGTGGCGAAAGAAGGAGAAAAACTGCGCAACGGCATCGAGCTGACGAGAGCCGCGCTTTTACGGGCAATGGGTATGCCGCAATCGACGGCGTTCGAGCCGGCGGACTCCATCTTGACTCCCCAGCAAGCCACCATTCAGCCTCTGGAGCATTACGTGCAACGGTTGTTCGCCAACCGCCCGGAATGGCGCCGGCTACGGCTCGGTATTCAAGCCAAAGAAGCCGAACTGGCTATGGCCACGAGCGATTACTTCCCGACCTTCTTCTTGGCTGTGCCAGTACGGTATGGCTATGCGCCTGGACGGTCCCGGCAAACGAACCCGTTCGCTTTCGACAATTTCAATTTCGCTTCAGCCGGCCCCGTGCTGGGTTTACGGTGGAGTTTGAGCTTTGGCGAGACGGCGGCCAAAGTCTCGCGCAGCCAGGCGGAATTGTTGAAATTACGGTCGCAAGAGAAGAACGCCGAGGCCAGTTTCCCTATCGAGGTCAAAGAGGCGTATCTGGGTGTGAAAGAGGCGCGAGAACGCATGTCGATCACCGCAGATGGACGCAAGGCCGGTCGGGCGCTAGTGACCCTCGCGGCGGCGAACTTCGAGATCGGTATCGGCGAGCCGCAAGACGTGTTCTTGGGTTTAGGGAACTACACTCGGGCGACGAACGATTACTACGAGGCGGTGAAGGATTATAACCTTGCCTTGGCGAAGCTGAGCTTTGTGGTCGGAGAAGAGGTCTCGGAGCTGAAGTATTAA